The genomic segment TAAGCGGGGCAACCTTAGCGGTGTATATATTTAAATTATTTAATTTTCATTTAAATGATGCGGTAGTTTCAAAAAATATTGAAATAAGTCACTATAACAGTTTTTTTAATATGCTTTTGCATTCTGTTTATAATGCTTCAATACTTGCTTTAAAAATTATTGTTTTAATCTCAGTTATCATAATCTTTATGGATTTTATAAAAGCTAAATTTTTTAAAGATAAAAATATAAGTTCACATTTTTCAATTGTAACAGGTTTGATTCTCGGAATAACTTACGGGGCAGGAATATTGATTAAAGAAAAAGAAAAACTCTCAAAAAAAGATATACTGTTTATCGGAACTTTTTTAATGATATGTCATTCGGTTATTGAAGATACCGCCCTTTTTGCCATTTTTGGGGCAAGCATATGGATATTGATTTCTATCAGGCTGATTTTGGCAATAATTATCTCTTTTTTAGTTGTAAAACTATATAACAAATCTAATTTTTGATTTTTAAAAAATTTTCTATTATTATTTTTGTGTTTTATCTTCTGTCTGTAAAAAAGAAGAAAAATTAATCTTCTTTAACTTCTATTGCCTGATAAGTATAAATTACCGGATGATACTGCAAACAATCCCCCGGAAGTCCCGCTTTTAAGCAAAGATGTGCAAAAAACAGATCAAAATTTGGAAGTTCCTCCCATACGCTTGGCAAAAATGTCGCCTGATGATTTGCAAGCTGAAGTATTACCCCGTCAACCCCTGGTCTTATTTTACTTCTTAAATCATTTACGTCTTCATATTCAAGTTTTTCAGGAATAGTAAGTACGCTTACATCAATTTCTATTTCTTCAAACTCTTCTGGTCTTAGCGGTTCAAATCTTGGGTCGCCAAAGGCTGCTGCTTTTGCATTTTCAATAACATCATCTATTAAAGGTCTGTATGGTAAAATTGAACCTATACAACCTCTAAGATTAGAACCTCTTGGCAGATTTTTCTTTTTTAATGTTACAAAGCAAGCTCTTTTTTCAGCTAAAAAAGGATATTTTTGGAGCCACTCATTTTTATCAATTAATTTTTTACCTTCAAACTCTTCTAAAATTGAAAGTCTTGCAATTTTTGGTAAAATTTTTAAATCTTCCATTTTCCCCTCCTTTTATATTATTTTACCAAAATTGATAACTACAAAGATAAAAATATTACAGCTCAGAGCTCCATTTTGCTAACGCACCGCTCAAATTTTGCTAAAAATTGCAAACAGCTACGCAGGCCCTAAGGGCTCGGTGCAATTTTTTTAACGTAAAATTTTTGCTAAATTCCGCTACGCTGTCATATTTTTACTTTTTCATTATTTAGTCAGTGTCTTTCACTTAAAACTTGGCCACTTGGAACTTGTTTACTCGGCACTTGGAACTTTTTTATTTACTAAGCTGTGCTCTCTCTTCTAATTTATAAAGCCAAATAAACACTTCAACAACTGCTTCATACATTTTTGGAGGTATCTCTTCCCCTACTTCTAAGCTTAGAAGCATATTTGCAAGTTCTTCATTTTGAAATAAAGGCACATCAAATTCTTTTGCTTTTTTAATTATTTTTTGTGCTATTTCGCCTTTTCCTTTTGCAATAACTTTTGGGACCATGTCTTCATAAGCCTTATATTTTAAGGCAACCGCTTTAGTATTTGTAAATTTTTTCATAAATAGGGCCTTTTTTGGTTAAAGTTGATTTATATAAATATACTTCAAGTGGAAAGTTAAGTTTAAGTTTTGCCATTTTTGAAGTTTTTCTTTTAACTTATTTTTTATCTATGTTTTTAATTCTGCAAAGTGTAATGTGAGCTAAAAAGGGTTTATCGTTTTTTAAATTAAACTTTTTATTTATTTCTTTATTTATTAAATCATTCTTAAACATGCAAATCTAAAATTTTATTTTTTATTTTGTATTTCTCCGGTTCGTCTTCTCCAATAAATTTATGCGTTAAATGTAAATTCCACCCTTCCACCCATTTGCCATCAATCACATCTTTAAAATCGTTTTTAATAGCTTGATAAATTGGCAATTTTATTGGAG from the Lebetimonas sp. JH292 genome contains:
- the amrA gene encoding AmmeMemoRadiSam system protein A, encoding MEDLKILPKIARLSILEEFEGKKLIDKNEWLQKYPFLAEKRACFVTLKKKNLPRGSNLRGCIGSILPYRPLIDDVIENAKAAAFGDPRFEPLRPEEFEEIEIDVSVLTIPEKLEYEDVNDLRSKIRPGVDGVILQLANHQATFLPSVWEELPNFDLFFAHLCLKAGLPGDCLQYHPVIYTYQAIEVKED
- a CDS encoding EscU/YscU/HrcU family type III secretion system export apparatus switch protein; amino-acid sequence: MKKFTNTKAVALKYKAYEDMVPKVIAKGKGEIAQKIIKKAKEFDVPLFQNEELANMLLSLEVGEEIPPKMYEAVVEVFIWLYKLEERAQLSK